In Lytechinus variegatus isolate NC3 chromosome 18, Lvar_3.0, whole genome shotgun sequence, a single genomic region encodes these proteins:
- the LOC121405601 gene encoding cytochrome P450 4V2-like isoform X2 has translation MEYGLVLPSVLLIAFVALASMIVKAIRIFVFISKFEGPPALPLVGNAHTFKSDQREFFVDMRHLMDEYRARSGGLMRMWLGPVPALVLYKAKHMEVVLNSTRHIRKGYIYKFLEPWLGLGLLTSSGQKWFHRRKLLTPTFHFSILQSFLDVFNEQSMILVKKLEEFTENSAPVNIFPLITYCVLDIICITAMGRSSNAQGDEDNEYVKAVSRMSELLTVRGKNSLLWPDFIFKKLEIGKEHDRTLKILHDATNKMIQERLQDSTKDSRSSCKDDDDGSGGDGSVTRRRKRIAFLDLLLQMHREDASFTLDDIREEVDTFMFEGHDTTAAAAGWAIFLIGHHPDVQARLHMEMDQVFDGKVVPKETLVALSIYGLHQDPEEFPNPDRFDPDRFLPENAEKRHPYAYVPFSAGPRNCIGQKFAMMEEKTLLASILRKFSIKSVQTVEEAKPAGQLIIRPIEGSMLVKLSRRK, from the exons ATGGAATACGGCCTCGTCCTCCCGTCCGTTCTCCTTATCGCCTTCGTAGCCTTGGCATCCATGATCGTCAAGGCCATCcgaatttttgttttcatcagtAAATTCGAGGGACCCCCGGCGCTTCCTCTTGTTGGCAACGCCCATACGTTCAAGAGCGACCAGAGAG AGTTTTTTGTTGACATGAGACATTTGATGGATGAGTATAGGGCTAGAAGCGGAGGGCTAATGAGAATGTGGCTTGGACCTGTTCCGGCTCTGGTCCTATATAAAGCCAAACATATGGAG GTCGTATTAAACAGCACACGTCATATCAGAAAGGGATACATATACAAGTTTCTTGAACCATGGCTTGGATTAGGGCTGCTGACAAG TTCCGGTCAGAAGTGGTTTCATCGTCGTAAGCTACTTACTCCGACCTTTCATTTCTCCATTCTTCAAAGTTTCCTGGATGTTTTCAACGAACAAAGTATGATCTTGGTCAAGAAACTTGAAGAGTTCACGGAGAACTCCGCCCCGGTCAATATATTCCCCCTTATTACTTATTGTGTTCTGGATATCATATGCA TTACAGCGATGGGACGTTCTTCTAACGCACAAGGGGATGAGGATAACGAGTACGTGAAAGCAGTATCAAG AATGAGTGAACTGCTGACTGTAAGAGGAAAGAATTCATTGCTTTGGCCAGACTTCATCTTCAAGAAATTGGAGATAGGTAAAGAGCATGATCGCACGTTGAAAATTCTCCATGACGCCACAAACAAG ATGATACAGGAAAGACTTCAGGATTCGACGAAAGACTCTCGGTCTTCTTgcaaggatgatgatgatggtagtggtggtgacgGATCGGTTACAAGGAGACGCAAGAGAATCGCATTTCTTGATCTACTCCTTCAGATGCACCGAGAAGACGCGAGCTTCACGCTGGACGATATTCGTGAAGAAGTCGATACTTTCATGTTCGAG GGCCATGACACCACTGCTGCTGCAGCAGGATGGGCTATCTTTCTGATTGGACACCACCCGGATGTACAGGCTAGACTACACATGGAAATGGACCAGGTCTTTG ATGGGAAGGTTGTCCCGAAGGAGACTCTGGTGGCCTTGAGTATCTATGGTCTTCATCAGGACCCGGAAGAATTCCCCAACCCTGATAGGTTTGACCCGGATAGGTTTCTTCCTGAGAATGCAGAAAAGAGACATCCGTACGCTTATGTGCCCTTTTCAGCTGGACCAAGAAACTGCATTG GTCAGAAATTTGCTATGATGGAAGAAAAGACACTCCTCGCCAGCATCCTTCGAAAATTCTCGATAAAATCTGTCCAGACCGTTGAGGAAGCTAAACCTGCTGGACAGCTCATCATTCGACCGATAGAAGGCAGTATGTTGGTTAAGCTCAGTAGGAGAAAGTAA
- the LOC121405601 gene encoding cytochrome P450 4V2-like isoform X1, with translation MEYGLVLPSVLLIAFVALASMIVKAIRIFVFISKFEGPPALPLVGNAHTFKSDQREFFVDMRHLMDEYRARSGGLMRMWLGPVPALVLYKAKHMEVVLNSTRHIRKGYIYKFLEPWLGLGLLTSSGQKWFHRRKLLTPTFHFSILQSFLDVFNEQSMILVKKLEEFTENSAPVNIFPLITYCVLDIICITAMGRSSNAQGDEDNEYVKAVSRMSELLTVRGKNSLLWPDFIFKKLEIGKEHDRTLKILHDATNKMIQERLQDSTKDSRSSCKDDDDGSGGDGSVTRRRKRIAFLDLLLQMHREDASFTLDDIREEVDTFMFEGHDTTAAAAGWAIFLIGHHPDVQARLHMEMDQVFGDSLRPVTSDDLSRLPYLTCVIKETLRILPSVPSIFRKLDEDIILDGKVVPKETLVALSIYGLHQDPEEFPNPDRFDPDRFLPENAEKRHPYAYVPFSAGPRNCIGQKFAMMEEKTLLASILRKFSIKSVQTVEEAKPAGQLIIRPIEGSMLVKLSRRK, from the exons ATGGAATACGGCCTCGTCCTCCCGTCCGTTCTCCTTATCGCCTTCGTAGCCTTGGCATCCATGATCGTCAAGGCCATCcgaatttttgttttcatcagtAAATTCGAGGGACCCCCGGCGCTTCCTCTTGTTGGCAACGCCCATACGTTCAAGAGCGACCAGAGAG AGTTTTTTGTTGACATGAGACATTTGATGGATGAGTATAGGGCTAGAAGCGGAGGGCTAATGAGAATGTGGCTTGGACCTGTTCCGGCTCTGGTCCTATATAAAGCCAAACATATGGAG GTCGTATTAAACAGCACACGTCATATCAGAAAGGGATACATATACAAGTTTCTTGAACCATGGCTTGGATTAGGGCTGCTGACAAG TTCCGGTCAGAAGTGGTTTCATCGTCGTAAGCTACTTACTCCGACCTTTCATTTCTCCATTCTTCAAAGTTTCCTGGATGTTTTCAACGAACAAAGTATGATCTTGGTCAAGAAACTTGAAGAGTTCACGGAGAACTCCGCCCCGGTCAATATATTCCCCCTTATTACTTATTGTGTTCTGGATATCATATGCA TTACAGCGATGGGACGTTCTTCTAACGCACAAGGGGATGAGGATAACGAGTACGTGAAAGCAGTATCAAG AATGAGTGAACTGCTGACTGTAAGAGGAAAGAATTCATTGCTTTGGCCAGACTTCATCTTCAAGAAATTGGAGATAGGTAAAGAGCATGATCGCACGTTGAAAATTCTCCATGACGCCACAAACAAG ATGATACAGGAAAGACTTCAGGATTCGACGAAAGACTCTCGGTCTTCTTgcaaggatgatgatgatggtagtggtggtgacgGATCGGTTACAAGGAGACGCAAGAGAATCGCATTTCTTGATCTACTCCTTCAGATGCACCGAGAAGACGCGAGCTTCACGCTGGACGATATTCGTGAAGAAGTCGATACTTTCATGTTCGAG GGCCATGACACCACTGCTGCTGCAGCAGGATGGGCTATCTTTCTGATTGGACACCACCCGGATGTACAGGCTAGACTACACATGGAAATGGACCAGGTCTTTG GCGATTCTCTGCGACCTGTGACGTCAGATGACCTATCCAGGCTTCCATATCTCACATGCGTCATCAAGGAAACCCTTCGTATCCTCCCTTCTGTACCAAGTATCTTCAGGAAGCTTGATGAAGACATCATCTTAG ATGGGAAGGTTGTCCCGAAGGAGACTCTGGTGGCCTTGAGTATCTATGGTCTTCATCAGGACCCGGAAGAATTCCCCAACCCTGATAGGTTTGACCCGGATAGGTTTCTTCCTGAGAATGCAGAAAAGAGACATCCGTACGCTTATGTGCCCTTTTCAGCTGGACCAAGAAACTGCATTG GTCAGAAATTTGCTATGATGGAAGAAAAGACACTCCTCGCCAGCATCCTTCGAAAATTCTCGATAAAATCTGTCCAGACCGTTGAGGAAGCTAAACCTGCTGGACAGCTCATCATTCGACCGATAGAAGGCAGTATGTTGGTTAAGCTCAGTAGGAGAAAGTAA